Proteins encoded together in one Fimbriiglobus ruber window:
- a CDS encoding MaoC family dehydratase — translation MSFSSFHLYFDDLELGQEWESPGRTVTESDIVTFAGFSGDFNPMHVDHEFAKSTPFRRPIAHGIGVFSLASGLGVQVPPVRTVALVGVKFWKFILPVFAGDTIRVKTRVAEKTLRGRGKRGDICWHRTILNQEGKIVQEGEIITMVECRPLTRPTEKGASVEPVAVGLGGNAAV, via the coding sequence ATGTCCTTCAGTTCCTTCCACTTGTACTTCGACGACCTGGAACTCGGTCAGGAATGGGAATCCCCCGGGCGTACGGTCACGGAGTCCGATATCGTGACCTTCGCCGGGTTTAGCGGCGATTTCAACCCGATGCACGTCGACCACGAGTTCGCCAAGAGTACCCCGTTCCGCCGCCCGATCGCGCACGGGATCGGCGTGTTCTCGCTGGCGAGCGGCCTGGGCGTCCAGGTGCCCCCGGTCCGCACCGTGGCCCTGGTGGGTGTCAAGTTCTGGAAGTTCATCCTCCCGGTCTTCGCCGGGGACACGATCCGCGTCAAAACGCGGGTGGCCGAAAAAACGTTGCGCGGCCGCGGCAAGCGCGGGGACATTTGCTGGCACCGGACCATCTTGAACCAGGAAGGCAAGATCGTTCAAGAAGGCGAGATCATCACGATGGTCGAATGCCGCCCCCTCACCCGCCCGACCGAGAAGGGCGCGTCAGTCGAACCCGTCGCCGTCGGCCTCGGCGGCAACGCGGCCGTCTGA
- a CDS encoding SGNH/GDSL hydrolase family protein, with the protein MGHVVLLGDSIFDNARYVPDRPPVIEQVRRGLPVGWRATLLAVDGSVTDDVIAQIGQLPDDASHLFVSAGGNDALAGAYLLNEPVDTVGDALALLAEARADFREHYRVMLRAVLAAGKPTAVCTVYDTVPERAGGELAALGLFNEVILREAAAAGVPVIDLRLVCTDPGDYSPLSPIEPSVVGGAKIAGLIADVAARHDFARPRTIVYA; encoded by the coding sequence ATGGGACACGTCGTACTGCTCGGGGACTCGATCTTCGACAACGCCAGGTACGTACCGGACCGGCCGCCCGTCATCGAGCAGGTCCGGCGGGGCCTGCCGGTCGGCTGGCGGGCGACCCTGCTCGCGGTCGACGGGTCGGTAACAGACGACGTGATCGCCCAAATCGGCCAACTCCCCGACGACGCCAGTCACCTGTTCGTGAGCGCGGGGGGGAACGACGCGCTCGCCGGGGCGTACCTGCTCAACGAACCTGTCGACACGGTCGGCGACGCGCTGGCGCTGCTGGCCGAGGCCCGGGCCGATTTCCGCGAACACTACCGGGTGATGCTCCGGGCCGTCCTCGCGGCCGGCAAGCCGACGGCCGTCTGCACGGTGTACGATACCGTGCCCGAGCGGGCCGGCGGGGAACTCGCCGCCCTGGGGCTCTTCAACGAAGTGATCTTGCGCGAGGCGGCGGCCGCGGGCGTGCCGGTGATCGACTTGCGGCTCGTTTGCACCGACCCGGGCGACTACTCGCCGCTATCGCCCATTGAACCGTCGGTCGTCGGGGGGGCGAAGATCGCCGGACTCATCGCGGACGTCGCCGCCCGCCACGACTTCGCCCGTCCAAGAACCATTGTTTACGCATGA
- a CDS encoding acyl-CoA thioesterase yields the protein MSEPYTAIQVVMMPRDVNAHGTIFGGVILSHIDMAGAIAARRELQLHGGNPKAAFVTVAINRVEFKKPVLVGDVVKFQTTLVRFGRTSVTIHINVLAERGADVIPVTEAEAVFVGIDLSTPDRRPVPLLPDEPDGPVR from the coding sequence ATGTCCGAACCCTACACCGCGATCCAGGTTGTGATGATGCCGCGGGACGTGAACGCGCACGGCACCATCTTCGGCGGCGTCATCCTGAGCCACATCGACATGGCTGGAGCGATTGCGGCCCGGCGGGAACTGCAGCTCCACGGCGGCAACCCCAAGGCGGCGTTCGTGACCGTGGCCATCAATCGGGTCGAATTCAAGAAGCCGGTCCTGGTCGGGGACGTGGTCAAGTTTCAGACGACGTTGGTCCGGTTCGGGCGGACGTCCGTCACGATTCACATCAACGTGCTGGCCGAGCGGGGCGCGGACGTGATCCCCGTGACCGAGGCCGAAGCCGTGTTCGTCGGCATCGATTTGAGTACCCCGGATCGGCGGCCGGTGCCGTTATTACCGGACGAACCGGACGGACCGGTTCGATGA
- a CDS encoding type II secretion system protein GspD, translated as MLKSLFRVTLVVVLATGAVVGAEPGRPGREQLVTKTYPVADVLPVLAPSAGPPAPPLGVFVPADTAAVLPVAATPQVVPPVMVVGPATAPPPALVRPGMFVVPAAVTSSPAPIPLMAASPVVIPPPAAGLLVQGQACVPASCPTAGAQTRDQADKLMKLVRGTIRPYAWNELGGPGTVRFDAEKGELVVTQTAEVQAEVADLIASLRNKLRTQIMVELTVIECAEPSCERIGVDFIGNAPAGAAGSIRTVTELTPIAKLIREANSGGAVDSARLTQLLAAAKADGNIDILYRPQMLLTEGVVSRFEISQEHKFLTGLDVSMGNDGVVQKPRYEAVREGIRINLTPTLSTDKKTIALTLDYETARLDKMDPVAPVAVSGDPATGEQPPLLLQKPRVQRAATQVEVTVRPGVTAVVVGPKVTRETRTEFALPVVSKIPYLNRLFRNVAIGRTEAQQLILVTAQLQSTDGEPACPEAKVCPQEAKATTEATRLVGEYRKACAAGRSEEALKFAMQALACDPKCFADGR; from the coding sequence ATGCTCAAGTCGTTATTCCGGGTAACTCTCGTGGTCGTCCTGGCCACCGGCGCGGTCGTCGGAGCGGAGCCCGGGCGGCCCGGGCGAGAGCAACTCGTCACAAAAACTTACCCGGTAGCCGACGTACTACCGGTCTTGGCCCCGTCCGCCGGACCGCCGGCCCCACCGCTGGGCGTGTTCGTCCCGGCCGACACTGCGGCCGTTCTGCCAGTCGCGGCCACACCACAAGTCGTTCCGCCGGTCATGGTGGTTGGGCCCGCGACCGCACCGCCGCCAGCACTCGTTCGGCCCGGGATGTTTGTAGTGCCTGCTGCCGTAACATCGTCTCCGGCTCCGATCCCACTGATGGCCGCATCACCTGTGGTTATACCACCTCCAGCGGCTGGGCTTCTGGTTCAGGGGCAGGCGTGCGTCCCGGCCTCCTGCCCGACGGCCGGCGCCCAGACGCGAGACCAGGCCGACAAGCTCATGAAACTGGTAAGGGGTACGATCCGCCCCTACGCTTGGAACGAACTCGGAGGACCGGGAACGGTCCGGTTCGACGCCGAGAAAGGCGAGTTAGTGGTGACGCAGACCGCGGAAGTCCAGGCCGAAGTGGCCGACCTGATCGCTTCCCTGCGGAACAAGCTCCGCACCCAGATCATGGTCGAATTAACCGTCATCGAGTGCGCGGAACCCTCCTGCGAGCGGATCGGTGTCGACTTCATCGGCAACGCCCCGGCGGGTGCGGCGGGTTCGATCCGCACGGTGACGGAGTTGACCCCGATTGCCAAGCTGATCCGCGAGGCGAATAGCGGTGGTGCCGTGGACAGCGCCCGACTGACTCAACTCCTGGCGGCGGCTAAAGCGGACGGCAACATCGACATCCTCTACCGCCCCCAAATGCTCCTCACGGAGGGTGTTGTGAGCCGATTCGAGATCAGTCAGGAACACAAATTCCTGACCGGATTGGACGTGTCCATGGGGAACGATGGTGTGGTCCAGAAACCGCGGTACGAAGCGGTCCGCGAGGGAATCCGGATCAACCTGACACCCACGCTTTCCACCGACAAGAAGACGATTGCTTTGACACTGGATTACGAAACGGCGAGGTTGGACAAGATGGATCCGGTCGCGCCCGTCGCGGTCTCCGGCGACCCCGCGACGGGCGAACAACCTCCGCTCCTGTTGCAAAAGCCGCGCGTCCAGCGGGCTGCGACGCAGGTCGAGGTTACCGTCCGCCCTGGGGTAACGGCCGTCGTCGTCGGCCCCAAGGTTACGCGGGAGACGCGGACCGAGTTCGCTCTGCCGGTCGTATCCAAAATTCCCTACCTGAACCGCCTGTTCCGGAACGTGGCCATCGGCCGGACCGAGGCCCAGCAATTGATCCTGGTCACGGCGCAGCTCCAAAGCACCGACGGCGAACCAGCCTGCCCGGAAGCGAAAGTGTGCCCGCAGGAAGCGAAAGCCACGACGGAAGCCACACGACTTGTCGGCGAATATCGCAAGGCGTGTGCCGCCGGGAGATCGGAAGAGGCGCTCAAATTCGCCATGCAAGCGCTCGCCTGCGACCCGAAATGCTTTGCCGACGGCCGATAA